The genome window GACCTTTCCCCCATGGTCCAGGACTACCAGAAGCTGCTGGCCGAGGTGGAGCAATACGCGGCGGACCACGGGCTCACCGAGCAATGCGGCCGGGACCACGACCGCTGCTGCCATTCGCCCAAGGAACTCTGCCTCATGGAGGCCGTGACCGTGAGCATGGCCCGAAACCGCGAACTGAGCAGCCAAAAGCGCGAGGAGATCATCGGCCGGGCCGTGGAGGCCGCAGGCATCGAGCGCTCGGCCCGGCGCAGGCTGCGCGACGTCGACGCCGTGCTTTCGGATGTGGGCACCATCTGCCCGCTCCTGGAGGACGGCCGCTGCCTGCTGTTCGACAGCCGACCGGTAAGTTGCCGGGTCTTCGGCATGGAGGAGCACGCGGCCGAAGCCTTCTGGGAGGAATTCGAGCCGCGCCTGGGCACCCTGTCCGAGAACATCTACCTGGCCCTGACCTCGGAACTCCTGGACGAGCACCCCATGTTCTCCCTGCCCGACGTGGCCTCGGGCAAGTACGTGGAGCGGTTCTTCAGCTTCATGATGCGCAAGATGGGCTGCGCCCGCCAATAGCTTTCCCGGCGAATGCACACAACAAAAGGTCTGCGGTAATCCGCAGGCCTTTTGATTCCCCAATCCCATCCGGTGAGGCTTGTTCTCAGATTCGGACTACATCGCCGTCTTGCATTCGGTAAGTATGACTTCCTGCTCCTCGGAACCGACCCTGACGATTTCCTTGACCACCATCCCGTAGCCGTTTTCATCCCTGGTCATCCACTTCTTGGTTTTCATGGGCCCCACCTGGGACATGATCACGACGCATTCGTATTTCTTCTCTCCCACAGTCACTATGTCATTCCTGGATTTGAGAAGCATCGTGTTAATTATATCACCCTTTTCCAGATCAAGCATGCGGTAGGTTTTGGGGCTCGACACCCTAAGCTTGTCCAAGGGCAGATAGGCGGAGGTGTAGTCCAATTGGTCCTCCCTGTACTTTACGGAAAAACCTTTCATTCCGTTTCGGGAGGTAATGCTGATGACTCCCTGCTCGCAGATGACCTTCGTTTTTGTATTTCTCCTGCCTTTGGGGCCTGCGTCGTAGCTCCAGACTTCCTTGTTAACCATGATGCCATACATCTTTTTCTCGGCGATTTCGTCGGTGCCGGCATCGTAGTTCAGGAGACTTCCGTCCCTCGCCAGGATAATTTTAGCCCAAGACTTGTTTTTCACGGATGTCTTTGAGGAGCCCAGATTCCATGTTTTTCCTTCATCGGAGCCAGGTTCAGGGAAAAAATTCGGCTTTTTGTCAAAGACACTTCCCTGTAAACTTTCGATCCTGATATTTCCAAAATCGGATGTGTCCGCATTGTCAGCCGTTGTCAGACATTTCTTGTTGCGTTGTTCAAGAAGCGCCGGTTTACCTTTGTACTTTACGGGCGTCCTGGTCACTTTGATGGATCCGATTTTGTTTTCGCCAACAAGGATCTCGTAGGAAAAAGAAAGCTTTTTCCCGGAGGCCAACACCTGCGGGGCAAGACACAAGTGAAAGGTCAGAGTCAGCAAAGCCGCCAAAGAGAGGTACAGGGATTTTTTAACTATTGGCATGAGATGTATCCTTGGATTTCCATGAGAAAATAAAAAAGGCCGCCCCAGGGGACGGCCTTCGTCTTGAGCGAATGACCCTATAGCCTAAAGAATATAGCGCGACAAGTCCCGATCCTCGGAAACATCCTCCAGCTTGGAGCAGACATATTCCTTGTCCACGCTGACGGACTGGCCGGACTTGTCCGGGGCCTCGAAGGAGAGGTCGGCCAGTATCTTCTCCATGATGGTGTAGAGCCTGCGCGCGCCGATGTTCTCGGTCTCCTCGTTGATCTTCTGGGCGAACTCCGCCACTTCCTCCAGGGCTTCCCTGGAGAAGTCCACGGTGATGCCCTCGGTCTCCAGCAGGGCCTTGTACTGCACGGTCAGGGCGTTCCTGGGCTCGGTAAGTATCCGGTAGAACTCGTCCTTGCCCAGGGCCTGCAGCTCCTCGCGCAGGGGGAAACGTCCCTGCAGCTCGGGGATCAGATCCGAGGGCTTGGCAAAGTGAAACGCGCCCGCGGCGATGAACAGGATGTGGTCGGTCTTGATCATGCCGTACTTGGTGTTGACCACCGAGCCCTCCACGATGGGCAGCAGGTCGCGCTGCACGCCCTCGCGGGAGACGTCGGTGCCGCCGTGGTCCTGGCGCGCGGCGATCTTGTCCATTTCGTCGATGAAGATGATGCCGGTCTGCTCCACGCGTTCCCGGGCCAGGTCCGTGACCTTGTCCATGTCGATGAGCTTGTCGGCTTCCTCGTCGATGAGCACCTCGTAGGCGTCGCGGATCTTCATCTTGCGGGTCTTTTTCTTCTTGGGGAACATGCGGCCGAGCATGTCGGACATCTGCATGCCCATGTCCTCCATGCCGGGCATGGCCATGATCTCCATCTGGGGCCCGCCGGTCACCGTGACCTCCACCTCGATCTCGCGGTCGTCGAGCTGCCCCTTGCGGAACATCTGGCGGAATTTCTCGCGGGTGGAATCATCCTTGGGCCGTTCCGGTTCCTTGCCGGACTCCGCGTTGGAGTCCGAATTGGACATGTAGAAGCCCACGCCCTGTGTCTGGGGCTTGTTGCCGGGCAGCAGCAGGTCCAGGACGCGTTCCTCGGCGTTGCGTTCGGCCTTGATGCGCACCTTGTCGGTCTCTTCCTTGCGCACCAGGTTGATGCCGATCTCCATGAGGTCGCGGACCATGGATTCCACGTCGCGGCCCACATAGCCCACCTCGGTGAACTTGGTGGCCTCCACCTTGAAGAAGGGGCAGCCGGTCAGGCGCGCCAGGCGGCGGGCGATCTCGGTCTTGCCCACGCCCGTGGGGCCCATGAGAATGATGTTCTTGGGAGCGATTTCGTCTCGCAGTTCGGGGTCGAGCTGCTGCCTGCGCCAGCGGTTGCGCATGGCGATGGCCACCATGCGCTTGGCGTCGTGCTGGCCGATGATGTAGCGATCCAGTTCCGAGACTATTTCCCGGGGAGTCAGAGTGCTCATTATCTTTCCTGTGTTTCGATGGTCAGGTTGGCGTTGGTGTAGACGCAAAGGTCCGCGGCGATGTTCATGGCCTTTTCCACGATGTCGCGGGCCTGCATCTCCGTGTTCTGCTTGAGCGCGCGGGCCGCTGCCAGGGCATAGGCCCCGCCCGAGCCGATGGCTGCCAGGCCGTCGTCGGGCTCGATCACGTCGCCCGTGCCGGAGATGATCAGCAGGTGTTCGCCGTCGGCGGCCAGGAGCATGGCCTCGAGCCTGCGCAGGTACTTGTCCGTGCGCCAGTCCTTGGCCAGTTCCACTGCGGCGCGCAGCAGGTTGCCGGAATAGGTTTCCAGTTTCTTTTCAAAACGTTCGGACAGGGTGAAGGCGTCGGCGGTTGCGCCCGCGAATCCCACGGTGACCTTGTCCTTGTAGATCTTGCGCACCTTGCGGGCCGTGTGCTTCATGGCGATGGCCTGGCCCAGGGTGACCTGTCCGTCACCGGCCATGGCCGTGCCGTTCTCGTCCAGCATGGCCAGAATGGTGGTTCCTCTAAGGTTCATATGTTCCTCTTGAGACTGAAAGGTTCACGTCAACGTTGCTAATGGAAGTAGCAACAAATCTGTAGTCCTTGTAAAAGAAAGGAGATCCTATTGTTTCAGTAAATTCTTTTCTTGGCCCATCAATAGTGGAGTAGAAGTAGCCTTGGACTAAAGGGGTTTTCATGTCCATCCCCCCAGCTGTGTAACAACTTTGAATCCGTATAACGACTTTGCCGTTATCGTATTTTCTCTCTGTACCATTTAGGATATTAGTATCTTCTGACTTGATTATTCTATAATGCAAATCCTGTTCACCATATGAAGCTAGTTTTGATTTGAGATCTTTGATTGTTTTAGCGTATTCATTAGATAAATCTAACAACTTTCCATTACGAGCATGGACGCTTTCATATTTTTTTTCGAGCGTTGAATAATCCTTCTCAACTAATTTCAACCGGCTAATTTCATTATCTTTAGTCTCTACAACCGTTGCCGAAGGACAAGGATTTAATGTTGGATACGAACAGTAACCAACGCTCATTACCCCCAAAATTCCAGAAACGTAACCGATCACTTTCAAAAATGATTTAAAAAAACTACCCATTATCTAATCTCACTCATTGTTCTCAGCCACGTGTTGTAGGCGTCCGCCCCGTGCAGGACCATGGAGGCCCGCTCCACCAGCCCCTGCTCAAGCCCCGTTTTCAGGGCGCGCAGCGCTATGGCGGCGGCCTGTTCCACGGGATAGCCGTAGACGCCGCAGCTGATGGCCGGGAAGGCGATGGTCTTCAGGTTGTTTTCATGGGCCAGCTTCAGGCTGCTCAGGTAGGCTCTCGCCAGTTTCTCGGGCTCGCCCTCCGAGCCGCCGCGCCAGATGGGGCCCACGGTATGGATGATGTATTTGGCGGGCAGGTTGAAGCCCGGGGTGATCACGGCCCGGCCCGCGGGCAGCGAGCCGATGTCGGCAATGATCTTGCGGCAGGCGGCCTGGAGTTCGGCATGCCCGGCCGCGTCATGAATCGCGCCATCCACGCCCCCGCCGCCTGCAAGACGCGAATTGGCGGCATTGACGATGGCGTCCGCCCGCATGGAGGTCAGATCTCCCTGCCGGATCGCAAGGGTTCCGTCGGCAATGGTCCATGTCTTCATAATACAGCACAAGCTAATCCCGATTTGCCTTTTGGCAAGGGCAAGGCCTGTTTTTTTGTGCGAAACATGTTATTGATTGACATCTATATTGCATATTCAATAAGTATAGTTGTAATAGTTATAATTCCTGAGGAGGCTCGTATGGAAATGCGCAAGGTGATTCCCTCTGTCGAAG of Salidesulfovibrio onnuriiensis contains these proteins:
- a CDS encoding macro domain-containing protein, giving the protein MKTWTIADGTLAIRQGDLTSMRADAIVNAANSRLAGGGGVDGAIHDAAGHAELQAACRKIIADIGSLPAGRAVITPGFNLPAKYIIHTVGPIWRGGSEGEPEKLARAYLSSLKLAHENNLKTIAFPAISCGVYGYPVEQAAAIALRALKTGLEQGLVERASMVLHGADAYNTWLRTMSEIR
- a CDS encoding protein-tyrosine phosphatase family protein, whose amino-acid sequence is MRPQESTVTWVTDQLAVGPAPASKAAMQRLHKEGITGIINLCREFLDLHEIEEKEGFEVYYLPITDEEAPDLVELEKALAWLDEALYLGKKVYIHCRFGMGRTGTVLNAYLLRRGLGHKLANRRLKKLRSKPANFAQWRTIRKYGKETGELTVREPCLEFKRAVDLSPMVQDYQKLLAEVEQYAADHGLTEQCGRDHDRCCHSPKELCLMEAVTVSMARNRELSSQKREEIIGRAVEAAGIERSARRRLRDVDAVLSDVGTICPLLEDGRCLLFDSRPVSCRVFGMEEHAAEAFWEEFEPRLGTLSENIYLALTSELLDEHPMFSLPDVASGKYVERFFSFMMRKMGCARQ
- the hslV gene encoding ATP-dependent protease subunit HslV, producing the protein MNLRGTTILAMLDENGTAMAGDGQVTLGQAIAMKHTARKVRKIYKDKVTVGFAGATADAFTLSERFEKKLETYSGNLLRAAVELAKDWRTDKYLRRLEAMLLAADGEHLLIISGTGDVIEPDDGLAAIGSGGAYALAAARALKQNTEMQARDIVEKAMNIAADLCVYTNANLTIETQER
- the hslU gene encoding ATP-dependent protease ATPase subunit HslU, which produces MSTLTPREIVSELDRYIIGQHDAKRMVAIAMRNRWRRQQLDPELRDEIAPKNIILMGPTGVGKTEIARRLARLTGCPFFKVEATKFTEVGYVGRDVESMVRDLMEIGINLVRKEETDKVRIKAERNAEERVLDLLLPGNKPQTQGVGFYMSNSDSNAESGKEPERPKDDSTREKFRQMFRKGQLDDREIEVEVTVTGGPQMEIMAMPGMEDMGMQMSDMLGRMFPKKKKTRKMKIRDAYEVLIDEEADKLIDMDKVTDLARERVEQTGIIFIDEMDKIAARQDHGGTDVSREGVQRDLLPIVEGSVVNTKYGMIKTDHILFIAAGAFHFAKPSDLIPELQGRFPLREELQALGKDEFYRILTEPRNALTVQYKALLETEGITVDFSREALEEVAEFAQKINEETENIGARRLYTIMEKILADLSFEAPDKSGQSVSVDKEYVCSKLEDVSEDRDLSRYIL